In the genome of Gloeotrichia echinulata CP02, one region contains:
- the thiC gene encoding phosphomethylpyrimidine synthase codes for MRTEWVAKRRGQSNVSQMHYARQGVITEEMHYVAQRENLPADLIREEVARGRMIIPANINHTNLEPMAIGIASKCKVNANIGASPNSSNLQEEVDKLKLAVKYGADTVMDLSTGGGNLDEIRTAIINASPVPIGTVPVYQALESVHGTIEKLTPDDFLHVIEKHAQQGVDYQTIHAGILLEHLPLVRSRITGIVSRGGGILARWMLHHHKQNPLYTHFADIIEIFKKYDVSFSLGDSLRPGCTHDASDAAQLAELKTLGQLTRRAWEDNVQVMVEGPGHVPMDQIEFNVRKQMEECSEAPFYVLGPLVTDIAPGYDHITSAIGAAMAGWYGTAMLCYVTPKEHLGLPNAEDVRNGLIAYKIAAHAADIARHRPGARDRDDQLSEARYNFDWNRQFELSLDPERAKEYHDETLPADIYKTAEFCSMCGPKFCPMQTKVDADALTELEKFLAKEPVAQG; via the coding sequence GGAAGTGGCGCGGGGACGGATGATTATTCCTGCGAACATTAATCACACTAATTTAGAGCCGATGGCTATTGGCATTGCTTCTAAATGTAAAGTAAATGCGAATATCGGCGCTTCACCCAACTCTTCCAATCTTCAAGAAGAGGTTGATAAGCTGAAATTAGCGGTGAAATATGGTGCTGATACCGTCATGGACTTGTCCACAGGCGGCGGTAACTTGGATGAAATTCGCACCGCCATTATCAATGCTTCACCTGTTCCCATTGGGACAGTACCAGTTTACCAAGCTTTAGAAAGTGTCCACGGCACAATTGAAAAGCTGACACCCGATGACTTTTTGCACGTTATTGAAAAACACGCGCAACAAGGGGTAGACTATCAAACCATCCACGCGGGAATTTTGCTTGAGCATTTGCCCTTAGTCAGAAGCCGCATCACAGGTATTGTCTCTCGTGGTGGTGGCATTTTGGCGCGGTGGATGCTACATCACCATAAACAAAACCCACTTTACACCCACTTTGCCGACATCATCGAAATTTTCAAGAAATATGATGTTTCCTTCAGTTTAGGCGATTCCCTGCGCCCTGGCTGTACCCATGATGCCTCAGACGCCGCCCAATTAGCTGAATTGAAAACCCTCGGACAGCTAACCCGCAGAGCCTGGGAAGATAATGTACAGGTGATGGTAGAAGGTCCCGGACATGTCCCAATGGATCAAATTGAGTTCAATGTCCGTAAGCAGATGGAAGAGTGTTCTGAAGCACCTTTCTATGTATTGGGTCCATTGGTGACAGATATCGCTCCTGGTTATGACCACATCACTTCAGCCATTGGCGCGGCTATGGCTGGCTGGTACGGGACTGCCATGTTGTGCTATGTAACACCTAAAGAACATTTGGGATTGCCCAACGCCGAAGACGTGCGGAATGGGTTGATAGCCTACAAGATAGCAGCCCATGCGGCGGATATCGCCAGACATCGCCCAGGTGCCAGAGACAGAGACGATCAACTTTCCGAAGCTCGTTATAATTTCGACTGGAACCGTCAGTTTGAATTATCACTCGATCCGGAAAGAGCTAAGGAATATCATGATGAAACTTTACCAGCAGATATTTATAAAACTGCTGAGTTTTGTTCCATGTGTGGTCCCAAGTTCTGTCCCATGCAAACCAAAGTTGATGCTGATGCGTTGACAGAACTTGAGAAGTTCTTGGCGAAGGAACCTGTAGCGCAAGGTTAA
- a CDS encoding phycobiliprotein lyase, with product MNIEEFFQMSAGKWLSHRTSHHLPFKQSEDGKSDILIEMLAAEHPEVIKLCQQYAVDPSYASCGAKVTWNATMERDKQKHSGSSVLVSVPDAGNPNEGKLLHERGYAGKSAVAGRYKIGSDEALTLITEYESMWSEERLWFASPNLRMRVRILKPFDGFSMASFTSEIRMGGSPAAAKVSDAPNSASS from the coding sequence ATGAATATTGAAGAGTTTTTTCAGATGAGTGCTGGTAAATGGTTGTCCCATCGTACTAGCCACCATTTACCCTTTAAGCAATCCGAAGATGGCAAGTCAGATATCCTGATTGAGATGCTGGCCGCCGAGCATCCAGAGGTGATCAAACTTTGTCAACAGTACGCAGTTGATCCTAGCTACGCTTCCTGTGGTGCTAAAGTTACTTGGAATGCTACAATGGAAAGGGATAAACAAAAACACTCTGGATCTAGTGTGTTAGTTTCCGTACCTGATGCGGGTAATCCAAACGAAGGTAAGTTACTCCATGAAAGAGGTTATGCTGGGAAAAGCGCAGTCGCCGGACGCTATAAGATAGGTAGCGATGAAGCCTTGACGCTAATCACAGAGTATGAATCCATGTGGTCTGAAGAACGTCTGTGGTTTGCAAGTCCGAATTTGCGAATGCGCGTGAGAATTCTCAAACCTTTTGACGGCTTTAGTATGGCTTCCTTCACATCCGAGATTCGCATGGGTGGTAGTCCAGCAGCGGCGAAAGTCTCAGATGCGCCTAATTCAGCATCGAGTTAG
- a CDS encoding HEAT repeat domain-containing protein → MAALSLEQISAQLESPNLRDRMVALANLRHVSPEDAVPLIKKVLDDESLQLRSMAIFALGIKPTPECYSILVKILENDPDYGIRADAAGALGYLGDVRAFEVLSRAFYEDTDWLVRFSVAVALGNIKDPRAHDILIEALDSKEVILHQAAIAALGEIKDIESVDLILRFAQSDDWLVRQRLAEALGNLPTPKSLSALKYLEKDSHPNVAEAARISRQQMETTNNQV, encoded by the coding sequence ATGGCCGCTCTCAGCTTAGAACAAATTTCTGCTCAGTTAGAAAGTCCAAATTTGCGCGATCGCATGGTAGCCCTTGCCAATTTGCGTCATGTTTCCCCTGAAGATGCAGTACCTTTGATTAAAAAGGTGTTGGATGATGAATCTCTGCAACTGCGATCAATGGCAATATTTGCCTTGGGAATCAAACCAACGCCAGAATGTTATTCAATTTTGGTGAAAATTCTCGAAAATGACCCAGATTATGGTATAAGGGCTGATGCAGCTGGGGCTTTAGGATATTTGGGTGATGTCCGAGCCTTTGAGGTGCTGTCACGGGCATTTTATGAAGATACTGATTGGTTAGTACGCTTTAGTGTGGCAGTTGCTTTGGGTAATATTAAAGACCCCCGCGCCCATGATATCCTGATTGAAGCCTTAGATAGCAAAGAAGTTATATTACATCAAGCGGCGATCGCTGCCTTGGGAGAAATTAAAGACATCGAGTCTGTAGATCTGATCCTGCGGTTTGCTCAATCAGATGATTGGTTAGTACGCCAACGTCTGGCGGAAGCCTTGGGTAATCTTCCCACTCCCAAGAGTCTGTCAGCCTTGAAATACCTAGAAAAAGACAGCCACCCCAACGTTGCTGAAGCGGCGAGGATTTCCCGCCAACAGATGGAAACAACAAATAATCAAGTTTGA
- a CDS encoding ROK family protein yields MVIRSVIGIDLGGTAIKLGRFNQDGICLQSLSVATPQPATPEAVFAALVDAIAQIDSDGQTLAIGVGTPGPPDAAGRIAKVAINLPGWYDVPLADWLEAKTGKPTVVANDANCAGLGEAWLGAGRHYQNLILLTLGTGVGGAIILNGKLFAGHQGAAGELGLISFNPKGPKCNSGNQGSLEQYTSATAIRRRTGKEPAELGALAQAGDVAALTFWQEYGNDLGIGLTSLIYVLTPEAVVIGGGVSASFEFFLPTMKAEIEQRVMPTSRVGLQILPAELGNGAGMLGAAKLALAVVDVVE; encoded by the coding sequence GTGGTGATAAGGTCAGTAATTGGGATTGATTTGGGGGGAACAGCAATTAAGCTGGGGCGATTCAATCAGGATGGAATTTGCCTACAATCTTTGAGTGTAGCAACTCCCCAACCGGCGACCCCAGAGGCGGTGTTTGCGGCGCTGGTGGATGCGATCGCCCAAATTGACTCAGATGGTCAAACTCTAGCAATTGGTGTTGGAACTCCTGGCCCTCCTGACGCGGCTGGACGGATTGCCAAAGTCGCTATCAATTTGCCAGGATGGTATGATGTGCCTTTGGCTGATTGGTTAGAAGCCAAAACTGGCAAACCCACGGTTGTGGCTAACGATGCTAATTGTGCGGGTTTGGGAGAAGCTTGGTTGGGTGCTGGTCGTCACTACCAAAATCTAATTTTGCTAACTTTGGGAACTGGCGTAGGTGGCGCGATTATTCTCAATGGTAAACTATTTGCGGGACATCAAGGCGCAGCGGGGGAATTAGGCTTAATCTCCTTCAATCCCAAAGGACCCAAGTGTAATAGCGGTAATCAAGGCTCTTTGGAGCAATATACCTCAGCCACAGCAATTCGTCGCCGCACCGGTAAGGAACCCGCTGAATTGGGCGCTTTGGCACAAGCGGGAGATGTCGCCGCCTTGACTTTTTGGCAGGAATATGGTAATGATTTAGGTATTGGTTTAACGAGTTTGATTTATGTCCTAACGCCGGAAGCTGTAGTGATTGGTGGTGGCGTTAGTGCCAGTTTTGAGTTTTTTTTACCAACAATGAAAGCAGAAATTGAGCAGCGAGTCATGCCAACTTCGCGGGTGGGGTTACAAATATTGCCTGCAGAATTGGGTAATGGTGCGGGGATGTTGGGTGCGGCGAAGTTGGCTTTGGCTGTAGTCGATGTTGTTGAATGA
- a CDS encoding ABC transporter permease, which yields MTVTKRQLPTFLRFAQNPNLSQRLMLIGLGITLFFIFLAFFAPVFQAWGWLQNPKEFLTNPIHDAPSDKHWFGTSRLGYDVFSRTLFGAQAALQVVILATALSMLIGVPLGMVSGYLGGRLDKVLLFLMDSIYTLPGLLLSVTLAFVVGRGILNAALAISIAYIPQYYRVVRNHTVSVKTEVFIEAAQAMGANTWQVLSRYLFFNVIQSVPVLFTLNAADAILVLGGLGFLGLGLPEEVPEWGHDLKQALEALPTGIWWTTLFPGLGMTIMVVGLSLLGEGLNEFVNPRLRRQNSIRK from the coding sequence ATGACGGTGACAAAACGGCAACTGCCAACATTTTTACGCTTTGCTCAAAATCCTAATCTTTCCCAGCGATTAATGCTGATTGGGTTAGGAATTACCCTGTTTTTTATCTTCTTGGCGTTTTTTGCCCCTGTATTCCAGGCTTGGGGATGGCTGCAAAACCCCAAAGAGTTTCTCACGAACCCCATTCATGATGCACCTTCAGATAAACATTGGTTTGGCACCAGTCGCCTGGGTTATGATGTATTTTCTCGCACTTTGTTTGGCGCCCAAGCTGCGTTACAAGTGGTGATTTTGGCGACAGCGCTGAGTATGCTGATTGGTGTACCCTTGGGTATGGTGAGTGGCTATCTTGGCGGTAGATTGGATAAGGTGTTACTGTTTTTGATGGATAGTATTTACACCTTGCCGGGGCTATTGCTGTCAGTAACTTTGGCGTTTGTGGTGGGGCGTGGCATATTAAATGCTGCATTGGCTATTAGTATTGCCTACATTCCCCAATACTATCGCGTTGTCCGTAATCACACGGTCAGCGTTAAAACAGAAGTGTTTATTGAAGCTGCCCAAGCAATGGGTGCTAATACTTGGCAGGTACTTTCACGGTATCTGTTTTTCAACGTGATTCAAAGTGTACCGGTACTATTCACCCTCAACGCTGCTGATGCAATTTTGGTCTTAGGCGGTTTGGGCTTTTTGGGGTTAGGACTTCCCGAAGAAGTGCCAGAATGGGGACATGATTTAAAACAAGCTCTGGAAGCACTACCCACAGGCATTTGGTGGACTACCCTATTCCCTGGTTTAGGGATGACGATCATGGTGGTAGGGTTATCACTACTTGGTGAAGGGTTAAATGAATTTGTCAATCCCCGTTTACGGCGACAAAATAGTATCCGGAAGTAG
- a CDS encoding site-2 protease family protein: MTLWFLLLLGLATYLMVQRIVAHSTRTPVWLLWLVLMTPALLLSGWTLMYGTKQPPPPSLILWPAIVCILLYWLLFQWGRLPPKDTQTEAPPIESQSAIHPTAEPVPVRTIESTEETQLRNCFPWAVYYIQNIEYRPQAVICRGQLRATPSAAYQKIKANIEAEFGDRFLLIFQEGLNGKPFFVLVPNSQAAKQGNTSQPERVTRPGLALLLLVATLLTTTLIGATIAGINPKLLESNPGALVQGLPYALGLMTILGIHELGHYLTAKYYKIRSTLPYFIPMPFFLGTFGAFIQMRSPIPHRKALFDISIAGPIAGFIATLPILIWGLAHSHVVDMTEKNGILNPNALDPKYSILLALLSKLALGSVLTAKSAIDLHPVAVAGFLGLIVTALNLMPVGQLDGGHIVHAMFGQRNAVAIGQIARLLLLGVCLIQFRQTPSEIPQYFIWASILWFMPLIDEPALNDVTELDNGRDILGLLIMGLLIIIVLPLPQAIASLLQI; encoded by the coding sequence ATGACACTTTGGTTTCTCCTCCTACTGGGATTGGCTACTTATCTAATGGTGCAGCGTATCGTCGCTCACAGCACCCGCACACCAGTGTGGTTGTTGTGGCTAGTTCTCATGACGCCAGCTTTGCTCTTGAGCGGGTGGACGCTGATGTATGGCACGAAACAGCCGCCACCGCCGTCGCTGATACTTTGGCCAGCAATTGTCTGTATTCTGTTATACTGGTTGTTGTTTCAATGGGGGCGTCTACCGCCAAAAGATACACAGACTGAAGCCCCACCTATTGAATCACAATCAGCTATCCATCCTACCGCAGAACCAGTGCCAGTGCGTACCATTGAGTCAACGGAAGAAACCCAGCTGCGAAATTGTTTTCCCTGGGCTGTATACTATATTCAAAACATTGAGTATCGACCGCAAGCTGTTATCTGTAGGGGTCAGTTAAGAGCTACACCCAGCGCAGCGTACCAGAAAATTAAGGCAAATATTGAAGCGGAATTTGGCGATCGCTTTTTGCTGATATTTCAAGAAGGTCTCAACGGTAAACCTTTCTTTGTCCTAGTCCCCAATAGTCAAGCTGCTAAACAGGGAAATACCAGCCAACCTGAACGGGTAACTCGACCAGGATTGGCGTTATTGTTATTAGTGGCGACTTTGCTCACAACTACCTTGATAGGAGCAACAATTGCTGGTATTAATCCCAAGTTACTGGAATCTAACCCTGGCGCTCTTGTTCAGGGATTACCCTATGCTTTAGGACTAATGACTATTTTGGGTATCCACGAACTTGGTCATTATCTGACAGCTAAGTATTACAAAATTCGCTCGACATTGCCTTACTTTATTCCCATGCCTTTTTTCTTGGGAACTTTTGGTGCATTTATTCAAATGCGTAGTCCAATTCCTCACCGTAAAGCTTTATTTGATATTAGTATTGCAGGTCCAATTGCAGGCTTTATTGCTACATTACCGATACTAATCTGGGGCTTGGCTCATTCTCATGTGGTTGATATGACGGAAAAAAACGGAATTTTGAATCCCAATGCCCTTGATCCTAAATATTCTATTTTACTAGCATTACTCTCAAAATTAGCACTGGGAAGTGTTTTAACAGCAAAATCTGCTATTGATTTACATCCAGTTGCCGTCGCCGGTTTTTTGGGACTGATCGTGACTGCATTGAATTTAATGCCAGTGGGACAACTCGATGGGGGTCACATTGTCCATGCTATGTTTGGACAACGCAACGCCGTAGCTATCGGTCAAATTGCTCGCCTGTTGTTGCTGGGAGTGTGTTTGATTCAGTTCAGACAAACACCTTCAGAAATTCCCCAGTATTTCATCTGGGCAAGTATTTTGTGGTTTATGCCATTAATTGATGAACCTGCTCTCAATGATGTCACTGAACTGGATAACGGACGTGATATTTTGGGGTTGTTGATCATGGGTTTGTTGATCATCATTGTGCTACCATTACCCCAGGCGATCGCTAGTTTATTACAAATTTAA
- a CDS encoding transposase, translated as MENLIFLDESGVNLSFIRKCARALSGERAYAPKPNRKGKNVSVIGAISLKGLLTQWSGLGSIDALTFDAFIAQKLVPQLWTGAVVIMDNCSIHKSDELEALIIAAGASLIYLPPYSPDFSPIENCWSKIKNILILLTETFSDIRDILNI; from the coding sequence GTGGAAAATCTGATTTTCTTAGATGAATCGGGGGTTAATCTGTCCTTCATTCGCAAATGTGCCCGCGCTTTATCAGGGGAACGGGCCTATGCTCCAAAGCCAAATCGCAAAGGGAAAAATGTCTCGGTGATTGGTGCCATTAGCTTGAAAGGACTGCTCACCCAGTGGAGTGGTTTAGGTTCTATCGACGCCTTGACCTTTGATGCCTTCATCGCTCAAAAGCTCGTACCCCAACTTTGGACTGGTGCAGTAGTGATCATGGATAACTGCTCGATCCATAAAAGTGATGAACTTGAAGCTTTGATCATCGCTGCTGGAGCTAGCCTCATTTATCTCCCCCCCTACTCCCCCGATTTTTCACCCATCGAGAACTGTTGGTCGAAGATTAAGAACATTCTGATACTTTTAACCGAGACATTTTCTGACATCAGAGATATCTTGAACATCTAA
- a CDS encoding MFS transporter, with the protein MEKSKKSPSLWEPLTVRNFLLLFIGENISLLGDQFYLVALPWLTIQLTNSPISLGAVLMANAIPRALLMLIGGVISDRFSVRFIMLISNTCRIVLTVLLTALVISQTTQIWHLYIFAIIFGFVDGFFIPALESIIPTLVTEEQLPASNTLNLVSGQIIMLIGPGLGGLLIANIGVGVALAIDAVTFILSAFTLLLMENKPKKTAISNSNINSASLIIGIREGLNYTWHNSGLKLVLLAMTALNFFFIGPLEVGSTSLANSSISGGALALGTMRSAWGVGGLLGALLPGLTRIHPQIGKLILTIFIIQGFGLFLLGFITNISWVSLIIAALSCCSGFLVVEGITWVQKQTQPELLGRVMSLVMFSSFGITPFSYAMAGLLANLSLTILFTTAGNALVLTGLFLLIKSSMRFIK; encoded by the coding sequence ATGGAAAAATCAAAAAAGTCTCCATCGTTATGGGAGCCATTAACTGTTAGGAATTTCCTCCTCCTTTTTATAGGTGAAAACATTTCATTGTTGGGTGATCAATTTTACCTAGTAGCATTACCTTGGCTAACTATACAATTAACTAACTCCCCCATAAGTTTAGGAGCAGTACTTATGGCCAATGCTATTCCCCGAGCTTTGCTGATGCTAATTGGTGGGGTAATTAGCGATCGCTTTTCAGTCCGGTTTATCATGCTAATCTCTAATACTTGCCGTATAGTACTGACAGTTTTATTGACAGCACTAGTCATTTCGCAAACTACGCAAATATGGCATCTTTATATTTTTGCCATCATCTTTGGCTTTGTGGATGGTTTCTTTATCCCAGCTCTAGAATCAATTATACCTACTCTTGTCACTGAGGAGCAGTTACCTGCTAGTAACACTTTAAACCTCGTGTCTGGCCAAATTATTATGTTGATTGGACCTGGCTTAGGTGGTTTGCTAATTGCCAACATTGGAGTTGGTGTAGCCTTAGCAATTGATGCTGTGACCTTTATATTAAGTGCTTTTACACTTTTACTAATGGAAAATAAACCTAAGAAAACTGCTATCTCAAACTCAAATATTAACAGTGCTAGTTTAATTATTGGTATTCGTGAAGGACTAAACTATACCTGGCACAATTCAGGATTGAAATTAGTTTTACTGGCAATGACAGCCTTAAATTTTTTCTTTATTGGTCCATTAGAAGTTGGTAGCACATCACTAGCAAATAGTAGTATTTCTGGTGGTGCTTTAGCATTGGGAACTATGAGATCTGCTTGGGGGGTGGGTGGGCTTTTAGGAGCTTTATTACCAGGATTAACCCGAATTCATCCCCAGATAGGGAAGTTGATATTAACTATTTTTATTATCCAAGGTTTTGGCTTATTCTTACTAGGGTTTATAACAAATATATCCTGGGTAAGTTTGATAATTGCTGCTTTGAGTTGTTGTAGTGGGTTTTTAGTTGTTGAGGGAATAACTTGGGTTCAAAAACAAACTCAGCCTGAGTTATTAGGTAGAGTTATGAGCTTGGTGATGTTTTCTTCCTTTGGGATTACCCCTTTTTCTTATGCTATGGCAGGCTTATTAGCCAATTTAAGTCTTACTATTCTATTTACCACGGCGGGTAACGCTCTAGTTTTAACAGGATTATTTTTATTAATAAAATCATCAATGCGTTTCATCAAATGA
- the trxB gene encoding thioredoxin-disulfide reductase, protein MTNPTVENLVIIGSGPAGYTAAIYAGRANLKPVVFEGFQAGGLPGGQLMTTTEVENFPGFPQGITGPELMDRMKAQAERWGAELYTEDVISVDLSQRPFTVRSEEREIKTHSIVIATGATAKRLGLPNEQTFWTRGISACAICDGATPIFHGAELAVIGAGDSAAEESIYLTKYGSKVNLLVRSDTMRASKAMQDRVLSNPKIQVHWNTEAVDIFGNGHMEGLKIRNNKTGVESKLQAKGLFYAIGHTPNTSLFQGQLELDEVGYIVTKHGSPETSVDGVFAAGDVQDHEYRQAITAAGSGCAAALLAERWLSSNALIQEFHQQPVTAVNELESQPVATKTETEQAAEFDLQATRHEGGYALRKLFHQSDRLLLVKYVAPGCGPCHTLKPILNKVVDEFDSKIHFVEIDIDKDRDIAENAGVTGTPTVQLFKNKELVKEVKGVKQKSEYRQLIQSNL, encoded by the coding sequence ATGACTAACCCCACAGTAGAAAACTTAGTAATTATTGGTTCAGGTCCAGCAGGATACACAGCGGCCATTTATGCAGGACGAGCTAACCTCAAACCCGTTGTATTTGAAGGCTTTCAAGCCGGGGGTTTACCTGGTGGTCAACTGATGACAACGACGGAAGTCGAGAACTTTCCTGGCTTTCCTCAAGGGATTACCGGTCCAGAACTGATGGATCGGATGAAGGCACAGGCGGAGCGCTGGGGGGCTGAGTTATATACTGAGGATGTGATATCAGTTGATTTGAGTCAGCGTCCTTTTACTGTCCGCTCCGAGGAAAGAGAAATTAAAACCCACAGTATTGTCATAGCCACTGGTGCGACAGCAAAGCGTTTGGGTTTACCTAATGAACAAACATTTTGGACTCGTGGAATTTCCGCCTGTGCAATTTGCGATGGTGCTACACCAATTTTCCACGGTGCAGAACTAGCTGTCATCGGTGCTGGCGACTCGGCGGCTGAAGAATCGATTTACCTCACCAAATATGGCTCTAAGGTGAATTTGTTGGTACGTTCTGATACAATGCGGGCGTCTAAAGCCATGCAAGACCGGGTTTTGAGTAACCCCAAAATCCAGGTACATTGGAATACCGAAGCCGTAGATATTTTTGGTAACGGCCACATGGAAGGACTGAAAATCCGCAATAACAAAACAGGGGTTGAGAGTAAACTGCAAGCAAAGGGTTTATTCTACGCCATTGGTCACACTCCGAATACTTCTTTATTCCAAGGACAACTAGAACTAGATGAAGTAGGTTACATCGTCACCAAGCACGGTTCACCAGAAACCAGTGTAGATGGCGTTTTTGCAGCTGGCGATGTGCAAGATCATGAATATCGCCAAGCAATTACAGCCGCCGGTAGTGGCTGTGCGGCCGCATTATTAGCAGAACGCTGGTTATCGTCCAATGCTTTAATTCAAGAATTCCATCAACAGCCAGTAACTGCTGTGAATGAATTAGAAAGTCAGCCAGTAGCCACGAAAACCGAAACTGAACAAGCTGCTGAATTTGACTTACAAGCGACACGCCATGAGGGAGGTTACGCTTTACGGAAATTATTCCACCAAAGCGATCGCTTACTCCTGGTCAAATATGTCGCTCCTGGATGTGGCCCCTGTCATACCTTGAAGCCAATATTAAACAAAGTGGTGGATGAATTTGACAGCAAAATTCACTTTGTAGAAATTGACATCGACAAAGACCGCGATATTGCCGAAAATGCCGGTGTAACAGGAACACCGACAGTTCAATTGTTTAAAAATAAGGAACTGGTGAAGGAAGTCAAAGGTGTCAAGCAAAAGAGCGAGTATCGCCAGTTGATTCAAAGTAATCTTTGA
- a CDS encoding transposase gives MILGFKTQLKVNKQQRLLLAQHAGVARHAWNQGLALCQQVLIHNRTNPDEKIKFPTAIDLHKWLVAAVKSTHPWYYEVSKCAPQYALRYLSDAFKSFFNKVKGFPNFKKKGRNDSFTLDGAIHIDHKKIRVPVIGWLKTYELLSFGYKPKSVTISKQANKWFISWKIELETSKTPKKEEFVGVDLGINHLAILSTTEVFEGAKSYKKSEEKLAKMQYLNRHKQVGSSNYRKTQIKIARLHQKIANIRKDTLHKITTYISKNHAVIGIEDLNVSGMLANGKLSKAIADMGFYEFRRQLEYKTQLYGSKLVIVDRFYPSSKTCSSCGEKKSSLSLSQRVFQCDNCGFECNRDLNAAINLRKEAVRLTVLACGLDSADTSRLKQEEKADIC, from the coding sequence ATGATACTAGGATTCAAGACACAACTGAAGGTAAACAAACAACAACGTCTACTACTGGCACAACACGCAGGAGTAGCCAGACATGCGTGGAATCAAGGTTTAGCATTATGTCAACAGGTACTCATACATAATCGGACAAACCCTGATGAGAAAATTAAATTTCCTACAGCCATAGATTTACATAAATGGTTAGTAGCAGCAGTTAAATCTACCCATCCTTGGTATTATGAAGTATCAAAATGCGCTCCTCAGTACGCATTAAGATATTTGTCAGATGCCTTTAAATCTTTTTTCAACAAAGTTAAAGGGTTTCCCAACTTTAAGAAAAAAGGTAGAAATGATTCTTTTACATTAGATGGAGCAATTCACATAGACCATAAGAAGATAAGAGTTCCAGTAATTGGGTGGTTGAAAACCTATGAACTTTTATCGTTTGGATATAAACCAAAATCAGTCACAATCAGTAAACAAGCTAATAAGTGGTTTATTTCCTGGAAAATAGAATTAGAAACCAGCAAAACCCCGAAAAAGGAAGAATTTGTCGGAGTTGACTTAGGTATAAATCATCTGGCAATATTATCAACAACAGAAGTATTTGAAGGAGCAAAAAGTTATAAAAAGTCTGAGGAAAAACTAGCGAAAATGCAATACTTGAATCGGCATAAACAAGTGGGTTCAAGTAATTATAGAAAAACACAAATAAAAATAGCCAGACTACACCAAAAAATAGCCAACATTCGGAAAGACACATTACATAAAATCACCACCTATATCAGCAAAAACCACGCAGTCATAGGGATAGAAGATTTAAATGTATCAGGGATGTTAGCTAATGGTAAGTTGTCTAAAGCTATAGCTGATATGGGTTTTTATGAGTTTCGTCGTCAGTTAGAATACAAGACTCAACTATATGGGAGCAAGTTAGTCATTGTGGATAGATTTTATCCTAGTAGTAAAACTTGCTCTAGTTGTGGTGAGAAAAAATCATCTTTGTCACTGTCTCAAAGAGTGTTCCAGTGTGATAACTGCGGTTTTGAGTGTAATAGAGATTTGAATGCTGCTATTAATTTAAGAAAAGAAGCGGTGAGATTGACCGTGTTAGCCTGTGGACTGGATAGTGCCGACACTTCCAGGTTGAAGCAGGAAGAAAAAGCGGACATTTGTTAG
- a CDS encoding MBL fold metallo-hydrolase, which produces MCPLPQQPSHIAKPPRAVLESIFAFPPNRDTLGGTSYFIVRNESNILIDCPALEQTNLDFLRSHNGVRWLFLTHRGAMGKTAEIQQNLGCEILIQEQEAYLLPGLTVTTFAQEFTLDATAQVIWTPGHSPGSSCLYYSDLGGVLFSGRHLLPNLQGEPAPLPTAKTFHWPRQINSLQSLLQKFTPETLKYICPGANTGFLRGKGVIDQAYQRLASLDLPALKS; this is translated from the coding sequence ATGTGTCCCTTACCTCAACAGCCGAGTCATATAGCCAAGCCACCACGGGCTGTGCTAGAAAGTATTTTTGCCTTTCCACCAAATCGGGACACATTAGGGGGAACCTCTTACTTTATTGTAAGAAATGAAAGTAATATCCTCATAGATTGCCCTGCCTTAGAACAGACAAATCTGGATTTTTTGCGATCGCATAACGGTGTACGTTGGTTATTCCTCACCCATCGAGGTGCGATGGGTAAGACAGCAGAAATTCAGCAAAACCTAGGCTGCGAGATTCTCATCCAAGAACAAGAAGCCTATTTATTACCCGGATTAACCGTAACCACCTTTGCTCAAGAATTTACTCTTGATGCAACAGCACAAGTGATTTGGACACCAGGACATTCTCCCGGCTCATCTTGCCTATACTACAGTGATTTGGGGGGAGTATTATTTTCTGGACGCCATTTACTACCGAACCTACAGGGCGAACCAGCGCCATTACCCACAGCCAAAACTTTTCATTGGCCTCGACAAATCAACAGCCTTCAGTCACTGCTACAAAAATTTACACCAGAAACTCTTAAGTATATTTGTCCGGGGGCGAATACAGGTTTTCTCAGAGGTAAAGGCGTGATAGATCAAGCTTATCAACGCCTCGCCTCCTTAGATTTGCCAGCCTTAAAAAGTTAG